From the genome of Marixanthomonas ophiurae, one region includes:
- the rpsJ gene encoding 30S ribosomal protein S10 encodes MSQKIRIKLKSYDHNLVDKSAEKIVKTVKSTGAVVTGPIPLPTHKKIFTVLRSPHVNKKSREQFQLSSYKRLLDIYSSSSKTIDALMKLELPSGVEVEIKV; translated from the coding sequence ATGAGTCAAAAAATCAGAATAAAGCTAAAATCTTACGATCACAATTTAGTGGACAAATCTGCTGAAAAAATCGTAAAGACAGTAAAGAGCACAGGTGCAGTAGTAACAGGTCCAATCCCGTTACCAACTCACAAAAAGATATTTACCGTTCTACGTTCACCACACGTTAACAAGAAGAGTAGGGAGCAATTTCAGTTAAGTTCTTATAAAAGACTATTGGATATCTACAGTTCTTCTTCAAAAACAATTGACGCTTTAATGAAATTAGAGTTGCCAAGTGGTGTAGAAGTAGAAATTAAGGTGTAA
- the rpsL gene encoding 30S ribosomal protein S12 gives MPTISQLVRKGRTKITKKSKSAALDSCPQRRGVCTRVYTTTPKKPNSAMRKVARVRLTNGKEVNAYIPGEGHNLQEHSIVLVRGGRVKDLPGVRYHIVRGALDTAGVEGRTQRRSKYGAKRPKK, from the coding sequence ATGCCAACAATTTCACAATTAGTACGAAAAGGAAGAACCAAAATAACCAAGAAGAGTAAATCGGCTGCTTTGGATTCGTGCCCTCAAAGAAGAGGGGTTTGTACGCGTGTTTATACTACTACACCTAAAAAACCAAACTCTGCTATGCGTAAAGTAGCAAGGGTAAGGTTAACAAATGGTAAGGAAGTAAACGCATACATCCCTGGAGAAGGTCACAATCTACAAGAGCACTCGATAGTATTGGTTAGAGGTGGAAGGGTAAAAGATTTACCGGGAGTTAGGTATCACATTGTTCGTGGAGCATTAGACACCGCTGGTGTTGAAGGTCGCACACAACGTAGATCTAAGTACGGAGCTAAACGCCCTAAGAAGTAA
- the rplD gene encoding 50S ribosomal protein L4 — MKVAVLDKTGKDTGRKIELSKDVFGIEPSKHAVYLDVKQYLANQRQGTHKAKERAEIVGSTRKIKKQKGTGTARAGSIKSPIFKGGGRVFGPRPRNYSFKLNKNLKRLARRSALTMKANNKAIVVIEDLQMDAPKTKDFTSVLKSLGLEDKKSLFVLGESNNNVYLSSRNLKRTEVVSNSQLSTYQIMNANSIVLFEGSLEGIEQNLSK, encoded by the coding sequence ATGAAGGTAGCAGTATTAGATAAAACCGGAAAAGACACAGGTAGAAAGATAGAGCTTTCTAAGGATGTGTTTGGAATAGAGCCTAGTAAACACGCTGTATATCTTGATGTAAAGCAATATCTTGCCAATCAAAGACAAGGTACGCATAAAGCAAAAGAGCGTGCAGAGATTGTGGGAAGTACCCGCAAAATCAAAAAGCAAAAGGGTACGGGTACCGCTCGTGCTGGTAGTATAAAGTCACCGATTTTTAAAGGTGGAGGTAGAGTATTTGGTCCAAGACCAAGAAACTACTCCTTTAAATTGAATAAAAACCTAAAACGTTTAGCGCGCCGTTCGGCCCTAACAATGAAGGCAAATAATAAGGCGATTGTTGTGATAGAAGACCTGCAAATGGATGCTCCAAAAACAAAAGATTTTACTTCAGTTCTAAAGAGTTTAGGGCTAGAAGATAAAAAATCTTTGTTTGTGTTGGGAGAGTCAAATAATAATGTATATTTGTCGTCTCGCAATTTGAAACGAACTGAAGTTGTAAGTAACTCACAATTAAGTACTTATCAAATAATGAATGCAAACAGTATTGTGCTGTTTGAGGGTTCTTTGGAAGGAATTGAACAAAACTTAAGTAAATAG
- the rplC gene encoding 50S ribosomal protein L3 — MSGLIGKKIGMTSLFDENGKNIPCTVIEAGPCVVTQVRTEEVDGYKALQLGFDDKKTANKASEGHAKKAGTVAKRRVVEFQGFEEDFKLGDNVTVEHFAEGEFVDVAGTSKGKGFQGVVKRHGFAGVGQATHGQHNRLRAPGSIGAASYPARVFKGMRMGGQMGSEKVKVQNLKVLKVVPEKNLLVVKGCVPGHKNAYVTIQK; from the coding sequence ATGTCTGGGTTAATTGGAAAAAAGATAGGGATGACCAGCCTTTTTGACGAGAACGGAAAAAACATTCCGTGTACCGTTATTGAAGCAGGGCCCTGTGTTGTTACCCAAGTCAGAACCGAAGAGGTTGACGGGTACAAAGCCCTTCAACTTGGTTTCGATGACAAAAAGACTGCTAATAAAGCCTCTGAGGGCCATGCTAAGAAAGCTGGAACTGTTGCTAAGCGTCGTGTTGTTGAATTCCAAGGATTTGAAGAGGATTTTAAATTAGGTGACAATGTCACCGTTGAACACTTTGCTGAAGGCGAGTTCGTGGATGTTGCAGGAACAAGCAAGGGTAAAGGATTTCAAGGAGTTGTAAAGCGTCACGGTTTTGCTGGTGTGGGTCAAGCTACGCACGGTCAGCACAACAGGCTAAGAGCTCCTGGTTCTATTGGTGCAGCATCGTATCCTGCGAGAGTTTTCAAAGGGATGCGAATGGGCGGCCAAATGGGAAGTGAAAAAGTGAAAGTACAAAACCTAAAAGTGTTGAAAGTAGTTCCTGAAAAGAATTTACTTGTAGTGAAAGGCTGTGTGCCAGGTCACAAAAATGCTTATGTAACGATTCAGAAATAA
- a CDS encoding BamA/TamA family outer membrane protein, with the protein MEVSAEQPISENLKDSLSITETFKDYSSLKKEVDTLQQKLERLGYIESKLQSLTKKTDSTYLANYFFGKKYSYIKVYYDEGYFSKKELQRIVTKTTGSYFMLTFETAEQSLQKLNAISTEKGNAFATLQLTDLRVEGDFLSANLKMEAGKKRTLDSLVVKGYEKFPKSFLKYYAGIKTNKTFNKEKLKEQNTAINNLGFAKTTKAPEVLFRKETTTAYFYIEKQNNNLFDGILGFATDEDTQRLQFNGYLNLELNNNLNYGEQLLINYKSDGSDQQNFRVKATLPYLFKTPFGISGELKIFKRDSTFVTTEQQARLNYQINPVSNAYVGYKGYESSNLLDEIEVGSTIEDFNSRFFIAGASFIKRQDDALFPIKTELTLDSEIGSREIENTSEDQIKLSVLASTIFNLNLNNSIFIRNNTDVLFSETYITNELFRFGGINSIRGFNENSIDASLLSTLNTEYRYRFNSGLYIHSILDFGYFQNQTIGIKQNLYSAGIGLGIQTKAGILKLNIANGISEDQNFNFSNTKIHLSLTSKF; encoded by the coding sequence TTGGAAGTTTCCGCAGAGCAGCCTATTTCAGAAAACCTAAAGGACAGTCTATCCATTACTGAAACTTTCAAAGATTACAGCTCCTTAAAAAAAGAGGTTGACACGTTACAGCAAAAACTAGAGCGCTTGGGCTATATAGAAAGTAAGCTACAAAGCCTGACCAAAAAAACCGATAGCACCTATTTGGCGAATTATTTCTTCGGAAAAAAGTATTCTTATATTAAGGTATATTATGATGAAGGTTATTTCAGTAAAAAAGAATTACAAAGAATTGTTACGAAAACTACTGGCAGTTATTTCATGCTGACTTTTGAAACCGCAGAACAATCTCTTCAGAAATTAAACGCCATCTCAACTGAAAAAGGAAATGCATTTGCCACTTTACAGTTAACAGATCTTCGAGTTGAAGGCGACTTTCTGTCAGCCAACCTTAAAATGGAAGCAGGCAAAAAAAGAACCTTGGACTCTTTAGTGGTAAAAGGGTATGAAAAATTCCCAAAATCATTCCTGAAATATTATGCTGGTATAAAAACAAATAAAACTTTCAATAAGGAAAAACTGAAAGAACAAAATACGGCCATCAACAACCTTGGGTTCGCCAAAACAACAAAAGCACCAGAGGTATTATTCAGAAAAGAAACTACAACAGCATACTTTTACATTGAAAAACAAAACAATAACCTTTTTGACGGTATTTTAGGTTTTGCCACTGATGAAGATACTCAAAGACTTCAATTTAACGGCTATTTAAACCTAGAACTGAATAATAATCTAAATTATGGAGAGCAACTACTCATTAATTATAAATCCGATGGGAGCGACCAACAGAACTTTAGAGTAAAGGCCACACTACCTTATTTGTTTAAAACGCCATTCGGGATTAGCGGAGAACTAAAGATATTCAAACGAGACAGTACTTTTGTCACTACAGAGCAGCAGGCTAGACTTAATTACCAAATAAATCCAGTATCAAACGCCTATGTAGGCTACAAAGGATATGAATCCAGCAACCTTCTTGATGAAATTGAAGTAGGTAGCACGATAGAAGATTTCAACTCACGCTTTTTTATTGCTGGCGCTTCGTTTATTAAACGACAAGATGATGCTCTATTTCCCATAAAAACAGAGCTGACGCTTGACTCAGAAATAGGGTCTCGTGAAATAGAAAATACTAGTGAAGATCAAATAAAACTATCAGTTTTAGCAAGTACTATTTTCAACTTAAACCTTAATAATTCCATATTTATAAGAAACAACACTGATGTTCTTTTTAGCGAAACATACATAACAAACGAATTATTTAGATTTGGCGGTATTAACAGTATTAGAGGCTTTAACGAAAATAGTATTGATGCCTCTCTTCTTTCAACACTAAACACAGAATACCGGTACCGTTTTAACAGCGGTTTATATATACACAGCATTCTTGATTTTGGCTATTTCCAAAATCAAACGATAGGCATAAAACAAAACCTCTACAGTGCTGGCATAGGATTAGGAATACAAACCAAGGCTGGAATTTTAAAATTAAACATTGCCAACGGCATATCAGAAGATCAAAATTTTAATTTTTCAAACACTAAAATTCACTTAAGCTTAACTTCAAAATTTTAG
- the rpsG gene encoding 30S ribosomal protein S7, producing MRKRQAKKRPLLPDPRFNDQLVTRFVNNMMWDGKKSVAFKVFYDAIDIVEEKKTDDEKTGLELWKEALSNVMPHVEVRSRRVGGATFQIPMQIRADRKISTAMKWLISFSRKRNEKSMPQKLAAEILAAAKEEGAAVKKRTDTHRMAEANKAFSHFRF from the coding sequence ATGAGAAAAAGACAGGCCAAGAAAAGACCACTTTTACCAGATCCAAGGTTTAACGACCAGTTGGTAACACGTTTTGTGAACAACATGATGTGGGATGGAAAAAAGTCGGTGGCTTTTAAAGTGTTTTACGATGCAATTGACATTGTAGAAGAGAAAAAAACAGACGACGAAAAAACAGGATTAGAGCTTTGGAAAGAAGCACTATCTAATGTTATGCCTCACGTAGAGGTGCGTAGCCGTAGAGTTGGTGGGGCAACCTTCCAAATCCCTATGCAAATACGAGCAGACCGTAAAATTTCAACCGCGATGAAGTGGTTGATTTCTTTTTCGCGTAAAAGAAACGAAAAATCAATGCCACAAAAATTAGCGGCGGAGATATTGGCAGCTGCAAAAGAAGAAGGCGCCGCGGTTAAGAAGCGTACTGATACGCATAGAATGGCCGAAGCAAATAAAGCATTCTCACATTTCAGATTCTAA
- the fusA gene encoding elongation factor G, with translation MAQRDLKFTRNIGIAAHIDAGKTTTTERVLYYTGVSHKIGEVHDGAATMDWMEQEQERGITITSAATTCTWKFPMENAKELPETKDYHFNIIDTPGHVDFTVEVNRSLRVLDGLVFLFSAVDGVEPQSETNWRLADNYKVPRIGFVNKMDRQGSNFLGVCQQVKDMLKSNAVPIVLNIGEEGDFKGIIDLVKNRAVVWHDETQGSTFDVIEIPEELKAEARKYRALLIEEVAAYDENLLEKFMEDEDSITEDEVHAALRAAVMDMSIIPMICGSAFKNKGVQFLLDAVCRYLPSPMDKEGIMGVNPDTEEEEIRKPDVTAPFAALAFKIATDPFVGRLAFFRAYSGRLDAGSYVLNNRSGKKERISRIYQMHSNKQNAIDYIEAGDIGAAVGFKDIKTGDTLTDEKNPIVLESMDFPDPVIGIAVEPKTKADVDKLGMALAKLAEEDPTFQVRTDEASGQTIISGMGELHLDIIVDRLRREFKVEVSQGQPQVEYKEAVTRKADHRETYKKQSGGRGKFADIVFTLEPAEEGKDGLEFVSTIKGGNVPKEFIPSIEKGFKMAMQNGPLAGYEVEAMKVTLTDGSYHDVDSDQLSFELAAKLGFKNAAKAAKAVIMEPVMKLEVLTPEENMGDIVGDLNRRRGQMSSMGDRAGAKVVKAEVPLSEMFGYVTTLRTLSSGRATSTMEFSHYAETPSHISEEVIAAAKGTANV, from the coding sequence ATGGCACAAAGAGATTTAAAATTTACAAGAAATATAGGTATTGCTGCGCATATTGATGCCGGTAAAACTACAACAACAGAGCGTGTTCTGTATTATACAGGTGTAAGTCACAAAATTGGTGAAGTACATGATGGTGCAGCAACAATGGACTGGATGGAACAAGAGCAGGAGCGAGGTATTACAATTACTTCGGCTGCTACTACTTGTACTTGGAAGTTCCCAATGGAAAATGCAAAAGAACTGCCTGAAACTAAAGATTACCACTTTAATATTATCGATACTCCTGGTCACGTTGACTTTACGGTAGAGGTAAACCGTTCCTTACGTGTGTTAGACGGTTTGGTGTTCTTATTTAGTGCAGTAGATGGTGTTGAGCCACAATCTGAAACTAACTGGAGACTTGCAGACAACTATAAAGTGCCAAGAATTGGTTTTGTAAACAAAATGGACCGTCAAGGGTCTAACTTTTTAGGTGTTTGCCAGCAAGTAAAAGATATGTTGAAGTCGAACGCTGTGCCAATTGTTTTGAACATTGGTGAAGAAGGAGACTTTAAAGGAATTATTGACCTTGTTAAAAACCGTGCTGTAGTTTGGCATGATGAAACACAAGGGTCAACATTCGATGTTATTGAGATTCCTGAAGAATTAAAAGCTGAAGCAAGAAAGTACCGTGCTCTTCTTATTGAAGAAGTAGCTGCGTATGATGAAAACTTGCTTGAGAAATTTATGGAAGATGAAGATTCTATTACTGAAGATGAAGTGCACGCTGCACTTCGTGCTGCTGTAATGGATATGTCTATTATCCCGATGATATGTGGATCTGCCTTTAAAAATAAAGGGGTGCAGTTCTTGTTAGACGCTGTATGTCGTTATTTGCCTTCTCCTATGGATAAAGAAGGTATTATGGGTGTGAATCCAGATACTGAGGAAGAAGAGATTCGTAAGCCAGATGTAACTGCACCATTTGCAGCATTGGCCTTTAAAATTGCTACCGATCCTTTTGTAGGTCGTTTGGCATTTTTCCGAGCATACTCTGGTCGTTTAGATGCAGGTTCGTATGTATTGAACAACCGTTCTGGAAAAAAAGAACGTATTTCTCGTATCTATCAAATGCACTCGAATAAACAAAATGCTATCGATTATATCGAAGCAGGAGATATTGGGGCGGCTGTTGGTTTTAAAGATATTAAAACTGGAGATACGCTTACTGATGAAAAAAATCCAATTGTTTTAGAATCTATGGATTTCCCAGATCCCGTAATTGGTATCGCTGTGGAGCCAAAAACTAAAGCAGATGTAGATAAATTAGGTATGGCATTGGCTAAGTTGGCTGAAGAAGATCCAACATTCCAAGTACGTACTGATGAAGCTTCTGGCCAAACCATCATTTCTGGTATGGGTGAACTTCACTTAGATATTATTGTAGACCGTCTTAGACGTGAGTTTAAAGTAGAGGTGAGCCAAGGACAGCCACAAGTTGAGTACAAAGAAGCGGTTACGCGTAAAGCGGATCACAGAGAAACGTACAAAAAACAATCTGGTGGTCGTGGTAAATTTGCTGACATTGTGTTTACATTAGAGCCAGCAGAAGAAGGAAAAGACGGGTTGGAATTTGTTTCTACTATAAAAGGTGGTAACGTTCCTAAGGAATTTATCCCTTCTATTGAAAAAGGCTTTAAAATGGCTATGCAGAATGGTCCATTGGCTGGATATGAAGTAGAGGCGATGAAAGTTACATTAACAGATGGTTCTTATCACGATGTGGATTCCGATCAACTATCGTTTGAGCTTGCTGCTAAATTAGGATTTAAAAATGCTGCAAAAGCTGCAAAAGCTGTAATAATGGAACCCGTGATGAAATTGGAAGTATTAACTCCAGAAGAAAATATGGGTGATATTGTAGGAGATCTTAACCGTCGCCGTGGGCAAATGAGTAGTATGGGTGACCGTGCAGGTGCCAAAGTTGTTAAGGCTGAAGTGCCACTTTCTGAAATGTTTGGTTATGTAACCACATTAAGAACATTGTCTTCAGGTCGTGCAACTTCAACAATGGAATTTTCACATTACGCTGAAACTCCTTCACATATTTCAGAAGAAGTAATCGCAGCAGCAAAAGGAACCGCTAACGTATAA